From Xiphophorus hellerii strain 12219 chromosome 9, Xiphophorus_hellerii-4.1, whole genome shotgun sequence, a single genomic window includes:
- the LOC116725145 gene encoding cortexin-1-like encodes MLTSSSPLMNAFPFFSTLQPNTPTIQSVCKPCLRAPWRMNDVPTLDYESLMSPASSSLPSSPGNGGSSPPLALVAVDTEQRTALAFVGLLLLFLVFLLVRCFRILLDPYSRMPSSSWTDHKEGLERGQFDYALV; translated from the coding sequence ATGCTGACTTCTTCATCACCTCTCATGAACGCCTTCCCCTTCTTCTCCACACTTCAACCCAACACACCCACCATCCAGTCGGTGTGTAAGCCCTGTCTCCGGGCCCCGTGGAGAATGAACGATGTACCCACCCTGGACTACGAGTCGCTGATGTCCCCGGCCAGCTCCTCGCTGCCCAGCAGTCCAGGCAATGGCGGCAGCAGCCCTCCCCTCGCCTTGGTTGCGGTGGACACAGAGCAGCGTACCGCCTTGGCCTTCGTAGGCCTCCTCCTGCTTTTCTTGGTCTTCCTGCTCGTCAGATGCTTCAGGATCCTGCTGGACCCATACAGTCGCATGCCTTCATCATCCTGGACTGACCACAAGGAGGGCCTAGAGAGGGGTCAGTTTGATTATGCACTGGTGTAG